Proteins encoded together in one Planctomyces sp. SH-PL14 window:
- a CDS encoding helix-turn-helix domain-containing protein, whose amino-acid sequence MGEDEIRSLLYGTEGATLDFKQEQYRFVKASDDDKSELLKDILGFANAWRSSPGYILIGSVEGSGGRPAEVVGIPEVEQLQDHSLQEFVSAKTNRPVRFRYRACQFEGKQVGVIELEANQPRPVYLQKDFGKLRKGMVYVRRGSSTNPDRPADAAEVEQMLRHSLGASADIAVTFCEIDREVDLGNGVTFASERCQMPPDDSIPLLADQGSQFGLDAAWSLTKRPNRRLWREAAHFEFMQRIFRPVRLCVKNTGKSNAESVRIEIQIPVPEGIRAINDLEMPERPERTRSILAKPETEITRPIINRPGSVFVDRGKEHCRVEIECGTLQPGRSIRTDTFYVASAESANVDVAGQIFAASLTSPFPFTLRFVFEVKQTSMTLTELRTIANKY is encoded by the coding sequence ATGGGCGAGGACGAAATACGAAGCCTGCTCTACGGCACCGAAGGGGCAACGTTGGACTTCAAGCAAGAACAGTATCGATTCGTCAAGGCCAGCGATGACGACAAGAGCGAACTGTTGAAGGACATCCTCGGTTTCGCAAACGCGTGGCGCAGTAGCCCGGGGTACATCCTTATTGGTTCAGTAGAGGGTTCCGGAGGCCGCCCCGCGGAAGTCGTAGGAATTCCAGAAGTAGAACAGCTACAGGACCACTCCCTTCAGGAGTTTGTTAGCGCCAAGACGAATCGCCCAGTAAGATTTCGCTACCGCGCTTGCCAATTCGAAGGAAAACAAGTGGGGGTCATCGAGCTCGAAGCGAATCAGCCACGGCCAGTATATCTGCAGAAGGATTTCGGAAAACTTCGAAAGGGGATGGTCTACGTCCGTCGCGGAAGCAGCACAAACCCTGACCGACCTGCTGACGCGGCAGAGGTAGAGCAGATGCTTCGGCACAGCCTTGGCGCCAGCGCTGATATTGCCGTCACTTTCTGCGAGATCGACCGTGAAGTTGACCTCGGGAACGGCGTCACATTTGCATCTGAACGCTGCCAAATGCCTCCTGACGACTCGATTCCGCTCTTGGCCGATCAGGGCAGCCAGTTCGGGTTAGACGCCGCGTGGTCGTTAACGAAACGTCCAAACCGGAGATTGTGGCGAGAGGCAGCGCATTTCGAATTCATGCAGCGCATTTTCCGCCCTGTCCGTCTGTGCGTGAAGAATACTGGGAAGTCAAACGCCGAAAGCGTAAGAATTGAAATACAGATTCCAGTTCCAGAGGGCATCAGAGCAATCAACGATCTGGAAATGCCCGAGAGGCCTGAGCGCACCCGGAGCATCTTGGCTAAACCTGAAACCGAGATCACTCGCCCCATCATTAACCGTCCCGGCTCAGTTTTCGTCGATCGTGGGAAGGAACATTGCAGGGTTGAGATCGAATGTGGAACGCTCCAGCCTGGACGGAGCATTAGAACTGATACTTTCTATGTTGCGAGTGCCGAGTCGGCAAACGTGGACGTTGCAGGGCAAATATTTGCGGCGTCATTAACGTCGCCGTTCCCATTTACCTTGCGTTTTGTCTTTGAGGTTAAGCAGACCTCCATGACACTCACCGAACTAAGAACGATTGCTAACAAATACTGA